Proteins encoded in a region of the Podarcis muralis chromosome 4, rPodMur119.hap1.1, whole genome shotgun sequence genome:
- the SLC5A7 gene encoding high affinity choline transporter 1 isoform X1, translated as MAFHVAGLIAIIVFYLAILFVGIWAAWKTKNSGSDGDRREAIIVGGRDIGLLVGGFTMTATWVGGGYINGTAEAVYVPGYGLAWAQAPIGYALSLVVGGLFFAKPMRSKGYVTMLDPFQQIYGKRMGGLIFIPALMGEMFWAAAIFSALGATISVIIDININISVTISALIATLYTLVGGLYSVAYTDVVQLFCIFFGLWISVPFAMSHPAVTDIGYTAVHTVFQEPWLGNIKKPDIYKWIDNFLLLTLGGIPWQAYFQRVLSSSSATYAQVLSFLAAFGCIVMAVPAVLIGAIGASTDWNQTEYGDSDPKDNYEADMILPIVLQYLCPVYISFFGLGAVSAAVMSSADSSILSASSMFARNIYQLSFRQSASDKEIVWVMRITIFVFGAAATAMALLAQSVYGLWYLSSDLVYIIIFPQLLCVLFIKGTNTYGAVAGYLFGVILRITGGEPYLHLQPLIFYPGWDQEQQIQRFPFKTLAMLTSFFTNIGVSYLAKYLFESSTLPPKFDFLDAVVAKHSKENMDKATLVKSDNIVLNELAPVNPRHSLTLSSTFTNKEAFSDIDSSPDVSAAEDK; from the exons ATGGCTTTTCATGTGGCGGGACTGATTGCTATCATTGTGTTCTACCTGGCTATCCTCTTTGTTGGAATATGGGCTGCATGGAAAACCAAAAACAGCGGTAGTGATGGAGATCGTAGGGAAGCTATTATAGTTGGCGGAAGAGATATTGGCTTGCTGGTTGGTGGATTTACCATGACGG CCACCTGGGTTGGAGGTGGTTACATAAACGGGACAGCGGAGGCTGTGTATGTACCAGGCTATGGACTGGCCTGGGCCCAGGCACCCATCGGATATGCACTTAGCCTTGTTGTAG gtggtttgttttttgcaaagcCCATGCGTTCCAAAGGCTATGTGACAATGCTGGACCCCTTTCAGCAAATTTATGGAAAACGAATGGGAGGACTTATCTTCATACCTGCCCTAATGGGGGAAATGTTCTGGGCTGCAGCCATCTTTTCTGCATTAG GTGCCACCATAAGTGTGATCATTGATATCAATATCAATATATCGGTTACTATTTCTGCCCTAATTGCAACTTTGTACACACTGGTGGGTGGACTTTACTCAGTAGCCTATACTGATGTGGTCCAGCTGTTCTGCATTTTCTTTGGACTG TGGATCAGTGTTCCATTTGCCATGTCCCATCCTGCAGTGACAGATATTGGATACACAGCTGTACACACTGTCTTTCAAGAGCCTTGGCttggaaacattaaaaaacctgaCATCTACAAGTGGATTGACAATTTCCTCTTATTG ACCTTAGGAGGAATCCCATGGCAAGCATATTTCCAGCGggttctctcttcctcttctgctACATACGCACAAGTGTTATCCTTTCTGGCAGCTTTTGGATGTATTGTGATGGCAGTGCCTGCTGTACTCATTGGTGCCATTGGCGCATCAACAG ATTGGAACCAGACAGAGTATGGTGATTCAGACCCCAAAGACAACTATGAAGCTGACATGATTTTACCCATCGTCCTCCAGTACCTTTGCCCAGTGTATATCTCCTTCTTTGGCCTTGGGGCAGTGTCTGCTGCTGTCATGTCATCTGCCGACTCTTCCATCTTATCGGCGAGTTCCATGTTTGCCCGGAACATCTACCAGCTATCTTTTCGGCAAAGT GCGTCAGACAAAGAAATAGTCTGGGTCATGCGAATTACCATTTTTGTGtttggagcagcagcaacagcaatggCCCTACTAGCTCAGTCGGTTTATGGGCTCTGGTACCTCAGCTCTGACCTGGTTTACATCATCATCTTCCCCCAGCTCTTGTGTGTCCTCTTCATCAAAGGAACCAACACCTACGGCGCCGTTGCAGGGTATCTGTTTGGTGTCATACTACGAATTACTGGAGGAGAACCGTATTTGCACTTGCAACCCTTGATTTTCTATCCTGGTTGGGATCAAGAACAGCAAATTCAGAGATTCCCTTTTAAAACATTAGCCATGCTTACCTCTTTCTTCACTAACATTGGAGTATCCTATCTGGCAAAATACTTGTTTGAAAGCAGCACTTTGCCACCCAAATTTGACTTCTTGGATGCCGTTGTTGCGAAGCATAGTAAGGAGAACATGGACAAGGCCACTCTTGTGAAAAGTGACAATATTGTTTTAAACGAGTTGGCCCCTGTGAACCCTCGGCACAGTTTGACTCTAAGCAGCACCTTCACAAACAAAGAGGCCTTCAGTGATATCGATTCAAGTCCCGATGTATCCGCAGCAGAAGATAAGTGA
- the SLC5A7 gene encoding high affinity choline transporter 1 isoform X2 — MSHPAVTDIGYTAVHTVFQEPWLGNIKKPDIYKWIDNFLLLTLGGIPWQAYFQRVLSSSSATYAQVLSFLAAFGCIVMAVPAVLIGAIGASTDWNQTEYGDSDPKDNYEADMILPIVLQYLCPVYISFFGLGAVSAAVMSSADSSILSASSMFARNIYQLSFRQSASDKEIVWVMRITIFVFGAAATAMALLAQSVYGLWYLSSDLVYIIIFPQLLCVLFIKGTNTYGAVAGYLFGVILRITGGEPYLHLQPLIFYPGWDQEQQIQRFPFKTLAMLTSFFTNIGVSYLAKYLFESSTLPPKFDFLDAVVAKHSKENMDKATLVKSDNIVLNELAPVNPRHSLTLSSTFTNKEAFSDIDSSPDVSAAEDK; from the exons ATGTCCCATCCTGCAGTGACAGATATTGGATACACAGCTGTACACACTGTCTTTCAAGAGCCTTGGCttggaaacattaaaaaacctgaCATCTACAAGTGGATTGACAATTTCCTCTTATTG ACCTTAGGAGGAATCCCATGGCAAGCATATTTCCAGCGggttctctcttcctcttctgctACATACGCACAAGTGTTATCCTTTCTGGCAGCTTTTGGATGTATTGTGATGGCAGTGCCTGCTGTACTCATTGGTGCCATTGGCGCATCAACAG ATTGGAACCAGACAGAGTATGGTGATTCAGACCCCAAAGACAACTATGAAGCTGACATGATTTTACCCATCGTCCTCCAGTACCTTTGCCCAGTGTATATCTCCTTCTTTGGCCTTGGGGCAGTGTCTGCTGCTGTCATGTCATCTGCCGACTCTTCCATCTTATCGGCGAGTTCCATGTTTGCCCGGAACATCTACCAGCTATCTTTTCGGCAAAGT GCGTCAGACAAAGAAATAGTCTGGGTCATGCGAATTACCATTTTTGTGtttggagcagcagcaacagcaatggCCCTACTAGCTCAGTCGGTTTATGGGCTCTGGTACCTCAGCTCTGACCTGGTTTACATCATCATCTTCCCCCAGCTCTTGTGTGTCCTCTTCATCAAAGGAACCAACACCTACGGCGCCGTTGCAGGGTATCTGTTTGGTGTCATACTACGAATTACTGGAGGAGAACCGTATTTGCACTTGCAACCCTTGATTTTCTATCCTGGTTGGGATCAAGAACAGCAAATTCAGAGATTCCCTTTTAAAACATTAGCCATGCTTACCTCTTTCTTCACTAACATTGGAGTATCCTATCTGGCAAAATACTTGTTTGAAAGCAGCACTTTGCCACCCAAATTTGACTTCTTGGATGCCGTTGTTGCGAAGCATAGTAAGGAGAACATGGACAAGGCCACTCTTGTGAAAAGTGACAATATTGTTTTAAACGAGTTGGCCCCTGTGAACCCTCGGCACAGTTTGACTCTAAGCAGCACCTTCACAAACAAAGAGGCCTTCAGTGATATCGATTCAAGTCCCGATGTATCCGCAGCAGAAGATAAGTGA